The Metabacillus litoralis genome contains a region encoding:
- the atpB gene encoding F0F1 ATP synthase subunit A, which yields MGHEAPVVEFLGLNFNLSNVLMITIASLIVFLIAFAATRNLAMKPTGMQNFVEWIVDFVKNIIGSTMDWQTGGRFLTLGMTLLMYVFVANMLGLPFAIVVGHDLWWKSPTADPAITLTLAILVVALTHYYGIKMKGASEYGKDFLKPMPFMFPLKIIEEFANTLTLGLRLYGNIFAGEILLGLLVSLATSGYAESFGSGIIGSLVAAIPMLVWQGFSIFVGAIQAFIFTMLTMVYMAHKVSHDH from the coding sequence TTGGGTCACGAAGCTCCTGTGGTAGAGTTTTTAGGTCTAAATTTTAATTTATCCAACGTTTTAATGATTACGATTGCTAGTTTAATCGTTTTTCTCATTGCATTTGCGGCAACACGTAATTTAGCAATGAAACCAACAGGGATGCAAAACTTTGTTGAATGGATTGTCGATTTTGTAAAAAATATTATCGGCAGTACGATGGATTGGCAAACAGGCGGACGTTTCTTAACGTTAGGTATGACATTATTAATGTATGTATTCGTAGCAAATATGCTCGGATTACCTTTCGCAATTGTTGTGGGTCATGATTTATGGTGGAAATCACCAACAGCAGATCCTGCCATTACATTAACTCTTGCAATTCTAGTAGTAGCATTAACACACTACTATGGAATCAAGATGAAAGGTGCATCTGAATATGGTAAGGACTTTTTAAAACCGATGCCATTTATGTTCCCATTAAAGATTATCGAGGAATTTGCCAACACATTAACGCTTGGTCTTCGTCTTTACGGGAATATCTTTGCAGGTGAGATTTTATTAGGCTTGCTTGTTAGTCTAGCAACAAGCGGTTATGCTGAAAGTTTTGGAAGTGGTATTATCGGCTCTCTTGTAGCAGCAATACCAATGCTAGTATGGCAAGGATTTAGTATCTTTGTCGGTGCAATCCAAGCATTTATCTTCACTATGTTAACGATGGTTTATATGGCGCACAAAGTGAGTCATGACCATTAA
- a CDS encoding ATP synthase subunit I, translated as MFDMHLMFRRYRKYIFYLLAIYVLGWGFTEYQSVFLGLILGTCITLYNLWIMVRKHKQFDDALTEGRKAGSLGTTSRMAAAGVAVFFAIKFPEYFDLISVIFGLMTMYIVIMIDYVIQHSRA; from the coding sequence ATGTTTGATATGCATCTGATGTTTCGCAGATATCGAAAATACATATTTTATCTACTGGCCATTTACGTTTTAGGTTGGGGGTTCACGGAATATCAGTCTGTTTTCCTAGGATTAATATTGGGAACGTGCATCACACTATACAATCTCTGGATCATGGTGAGAAAGCATAAGCAGTTTGATGACGCATTAACTGAAGGTAGGAAAGCGGGTTCATTAGGGACAACTTCACGAATGGCAGCAGCCGGGGTCGCCGTTTTTTTTGCGATAAAGTTTCCCGAGTATTTTGATTTGATTAGTGTTATTTTTGGATTAATGACGATGTATATCGTTATTATGATAGATTATGTAATTCAACATTCACGCGCTTAG
- a CDS encoding AtpZ/AtpI family protein, producing MRQKKRHPLHAMGLMSAILSQLVGSILIGIFAGKWVDDYFKTEPLFLIIGLLLGLAAGVYAMLKLVNHYFSGE from the coding sequence ATGCGACAAAAAAAACGCCATCCGTTACACGCGATGGGCCTCATGTCAGCTATCCTTTCCCAATTAGTTGGCTCCATTTTAATTGGTATTTTTGCTGGGAAGTGGGTAGATGATTATTTTAAAACAGAACCGTTGTTTTTAATCATAGGCCTTCTGCTAGGACTAGCTGCAGGTGTATACGCCATGCTTAAGTTAGTCAACCACTATTTCTCAGGAGAATAA